One segment of Haloplanus natans DSM 17983 DNA contains the following:
- a CDS encoding tRNA(Ile)(2)-agmatinylcytidine synthase, protein MTLVGLDDTDSRERGMCTTYVAARVADAIEAAGGSVERHLLIRLNPAIEFKTRGNAALCLDTDCDPARAFDLATAEVDRLAEVADPRTDPGVVVADTTLDAIPDAVVDFAGRALRERLSVEEAGGLLDRLGYRHDGGRGRIGALAALGARRAFDDWTHEHIAYRRLERCGTPRDIDAESVFAAAEAAYPDAWDTVDRVEGELVCVPAAPGPILYGIRGDDAETVREVADAIESEPVERTVTYLTNQGTDAHLRGGTIGAVQDGRAYRVDGVVDDGPETRLGGHVHLTIRDGAATLPCVAFEPTKRFRDRVRRLRAGDRVTVCGEVGGGTLKLEKFALRDPVTTERVVPRCPDCGRSMESAGRDQGYRCRDCDTTAPGRVERPLDRALDPGWYEVPPCARRHVAKPLVRGGFDAPTHPER, encoded by the coding sequence GTGACCCTCGTCGGCCTCGACGACACCGACTCCCGCGAGCGCGGGATGTGCACGACGTACGTGGCGGCCCGCGTGGCCGACGCCATCGAGGCGGCCGGCGGGTCGGTCGAGCGCCACCTCCTGATCCGACTCAACCCCGCCATCGAGTTCAAGACGCGGGGCAACGCCGCCCTTTGTCTCGACACCGACTGCGATCCGGCCCGCGCGTTCGACTTGGCGACCGCCGAAGTCGACCGCCTCGCCGAAGTCGCGGACCCGCGGACGGACCCGGGGGTCGTCGTCGCTGACACCACGCTCGACGCCATCCCCGACGCAGTCGTCGACTTCGCCGGTCGCGCGCTCCGCGAGCGACTCTCGGTCGAGGAAGCGGGGGGCCTGCTGGACCGCCTCGGCTATCGCCACGACGGCGGCCGGGGGCGGATCGGCGCCCTCGCCGCCCTCGGCGCCCGGCGCGCCTTCGACGACTGGACGCACGAACACATCGCGTACCGACGGCTGGAGCGGTGTGGGACCCCTCGCGATATCGACGCCGAGAGCGTCTTCGCGGCGGCCGAGGCGGCCTATCCCGACGCTTGGGACACGGTGGACCGGGTCGAGGGCGAACTCGTCTGCGTGCCGGCGGCGCCGGGACCCATCCTCTACGGCATCCGCGGCGACGACGCGGAGACGGTCCGCGAGGTGGCAGACGCCATCGAGAGCGAACCCGTCGAGCGGACGGTCACGTACCTGACCAACCAGGGGACGGACGCCCACCTCCGGGGGGGAACGATCGGTGCGGTGCAGGACGGGCGTGCCTACCGCGTCGACGGCGTCGTCGACGACGGCCCCGAGACGCGGCTGGGGGGACACGTCCACCTGACTATCCGGGACGGGGCGGCGACTCTCCCCTGTGTCGCCTTCGAGCCGACGAAACGCTTCCGCGACCGGGTGCGGCGCCTCAGAGCCGGCGACCGCGTCACCGTCTGTGGCGAAGTCGGGGGCGGAACGCTCAAACTCGAGAAGTTCGCTCTCCGGGACCCCGTGACGACCGAACGCGTCGTGCCCCGGTGTCCCGACTGCGGCCGATCGATGGAGAGCGCCGGGCGCGACCAGGGCTATCGGTGCCGGGACTGCGACACGACCGCCCCCGGCCGGGTGGAGCGACCGCTCGACCGCGCCCTCGATCCGGGGTGGTACGAGGTGCCACCCTGTGCCCGCCGTCACGTCGCCAAACCGCTCGTTCGCGGGGGGTTCGACGCGCCGACCCACCCCGAACGGTGA
- a CDS encoding DUF7511 domain-containing protein, which yields MSSVDEGGGLLDSPALDRWPTYTLEHTVEAVGSDGEQCTIYPPTVDDDEQLTAWITADCDAFVAIDEIR from the coding sequence GTGAGTTCGGTCGACGAGGGTGGGGGACTGCTGGATAGCCCTGCCCTCGACCGCTGGCCGACGTACACGCTCGAACACACCGTCGAGGCCGTCGGGAGCGACGGCGAACAGTGTACGATCTACCCCCCGACGGTCGACGACGACGAGCAACTCACGGCGTGGATCACGGCCGACTGCGACGCGTTCGTCGCGATTGACGAGATTCGGTAA
- a CDS encoding pyridoxal-phosphate dependent enzyme — protein MPPADLVCPDCGRTFADRWRCSCGAPLEFASAPRPDGPAPEFAAFDSRRGLWAFSDFLPVERRVTLGEGFTPLVEAPDPNVSFKLEYVSPTGSFKDRGAATVVSRAVELGADRVIEDSSGNAGAAIAAYAARAGLDADIYVPAAAAAAKRRAIEAVGARVIEIAGDRETVAAACRNVVEAGDGWYASHAWNPAFFAGTATFGIELAAQRDWSVPDAVVVPLGHGTLLLGAHRGFRALAEAGWIDRIPRLLAVQAAGYAPIAGETAGTNDLADGIQVRKPVRRAAIVDAIEATDGDAIAVSAEAVRRAHESLRASGFDVEPTAAAAVAGLRGYRDRGTLDGDDIVVPLTGRGK, from the coding sequence ATGCCCCCCGCCGACCTCGTCTGTCCCGACTGCGGCCGCACGTTCGCCGACCGCTGGCGCTGTTCCTGCGGCGCGCCCCTCGAGTTCGCGTCGGCGCCGCGGCCGGACGGGCCGGCGCCGGAGTTCGCCGCGTTCGACTCCCGGCGAGGCCTGTGGGCGTTTTCGGACTTTCTCCCCGTCGAACGCCGCGTCACGCTCGGCGAGGGGTTCACGCCGCTGGTCGAGGCACCCGACCCGAACGTCTCGTTCAAACTGGAGTACGTCTCGCCGACGGGGAGTTTCAAGGATCGTGGCGCGGCGACGGTCGTCTCACGGGCGGTCGAACTCGGTGCCGACCGGGTGATCGAGGACTCCTCGGGCAACGCCGGCGCGGCCATCGCCGCCTACGCCGCCCGCGCGGGACTCGACGCCGACATCTACGTCCCGGCGGCCGCCGCGGCGGCGAAACGGCGGGCCATCGAAGCCGTCGGCGCACGGGTGATCGAAATAGCGGGAGACCGCGAGACGGTGGCCGCCGCGTGTCGGAACGTCGTCGAAGCGGGCGATGGCTGGTACGCCAGTCACGCCTGGAACCCCGCCTTCTTCGCCGGCACGGCCACGTTCGGAATCGAACTCGCCGCCCAGCGCGACTGGTCGGTGCCCGACGCCGTGGTCGTCCCCCTCGGCCACGGGACGCTCCTCCTCGGCGCCCACCGGGGGTTCCGGGCGCTCGCCGAGGCGGGATGGATCGACCGAATCCCCCGACTGCTCGCGGTGCAGGCGGCAGGCTACGCGCCCATCGCGGGGGAGACGGCGGGGACGAACGATCTCGCGGACGGCATTCAGGTCCGGAAACCGGTCCGCCGCGCGGCCATCGTCGACGCCATCGAGGCGACCGACGGCGACGCTATCGCGGTGTCGGCCGAGGCGGTGCGGCGGGCTCACGAGTCGCTCCGGGCGAGTGGCTTCGACGTGGAACCGACCGCCGCCGCGGCGGTTGCGGGGCTCCGGGGGTATCGTGACCGGGGGACGCTCGACGGCGACGACATCGTCGTGCCGCTCACCGGCCGGGGGAAGTAA
- a CDS encoding succinylglutamate desuccinylase/aspartoacylase family protein — MTSVGTADASPGTVDTGRLEVGETRDGSTFGLPVAVVEGARDGQTLYVQAASDGDELNGVGVIQRVVPRIDPDELAGTVILIGIVNYHAFQVAEHRNPIDDTKMNRAYPGDESGTSSERIAAATYDVARTADIVLDLHQGSTSRMIDEVRVRCGRRHRLHSECLELAKTFGCGYVLDQKGPDGQLARVAPSDGVPAIDPELGGAVGWDEGSIAKGVQGVFNVLRGYGFLPGDPAVEAQTRAKAFDQYGSPVGGLVNLEHELGDRVSADETLFEVTDIFGELKARITADNDGIFWRSRRLPQVATGEYVCSVGKNVDTY; from the coding sequence ATGACTTCGGTGGGAACCGCGGACGCGTCGCCGGGGACGGTCGATACGGGCCGTCTCGAGGTCGGCGAGACCCGCGATGGCAGCACGTTCGGACTCCCCGTCGCCGTCGTCGAGGGCGCGCGCGACGGGCAGACCCTCTACGTTCAGGCGGCCAGCGACGGCGACGAGCTCAACGGCGTCGGCGTGATTCAGCGCGTCGTCCCGCGGATCGATCCCGACGAACTCGCGGGGACCGTGATCCTGATCGGCATCGTCAACTACCACGCCTTTCAGGTGGCCGAACACCGCAATCCCATCGACGACACGAAGATGAACCGGGCCTACCCCGGCGACGAGAGCGGCACGTCGAGCGAGCGCATCGCCGCCGCCACCTACGACGTGGCCCGGACCGCCGACATCGTCCTTGACCTCCACCAGGGGTCGACCAGTCGGATGATCGACGAGGTGCGTGTCAGGTGTGGCCGGCGCCACCGTCTCCACTCCGAGTGTCTCGAACTCGCGAAGACGTTCGGCTGTGGCTACGTCCTCGACCAGAAGGGGCCGGACGGTCAACTCGCCCGCGTCGCCCCCTCGGACGGCGTACCGGCGATCGATCCCGAACTCGGCGGCGCCGTCGGCTGGGACGAGGGGAGCATCGCCAAGGGCGTCCAAGGCGTCTTCAACGTCCTTCGGGGGTACGGCTTCCTGCCCGGTGATCCGGCGGTCGAAGCCCAGACACGGGCGAAGGCGTTCGACCAGTACGGCTCGCCGGTCGGCGGCCTCGTCAACCTCGAACACGAACTCGGCGACCGCGTGAGCGCCGACGAGACGCTGTTCGAGGTGACCGACATCTTCGGCGAGTTGAAAGCCCGGATCACCGCCGACAACGACGGCATATTCTGGCGGAGTCGGCGCCTCCCGCAGGTCGCCACCGGCGAGTACGTCTGCTCGGTGGGGAAAAACGTCGACACGTACTGA
- a CDS encoding DUF7536 family protein, whose product MSDEPPARPPSAGLIDALQVRRNALVGVAAGVALAVLVYLVRVFELVGPVPGTQRYPVLGPEGWFLVLGFVLASATAFLVAGLLTLATAYRLTREL is encoded by the coding sequence GTGAGCGACGAGCCCCCAGCGCGGCCGCCGTCGGCCGGACTCATCGACGCCCTGCAGGTGCGACGCAACGCCCTCGTCGGCGTCGCCGCTGGCGTCGCCCTCGCCGTCCTCGTCTACCTCGTGCGTGTGTTCGAACTCGTCGGTCCGGTTCCCGGGACCCAACGGTATCCAGTGCTCGGCCCCGAGGGGTGGTTTCTCGTCCTCGGGTTCGTCCTCGCGTCGGCGACGGCGTTTCTCGTGGCCGGCCTCCTGACGCTCGCGACGGCCTACCGGCTCACCCGAGAGCTGTGA
- a CDS encoding MATE family efflux transporter, with protein MGVRPFDRLAGTLDRAGVIDTRRFRETFDLSWPRIVTGLAIMSKSTVDLAMVGWDVGTAAVAGLAFANAYWQVGKFLGIGLAGGTVSLVSQAYGARNSTRASAAVAVSLVVTLLIASPIALLYATAAPELVAVLGSEPDPLRHAATYLALVAPALLFEFPNLIASRTYAGVGDTVTPMLVRAGGALLNVVFSAALIFGYGLGVAGAAIGTSLATGLVALVFAWGLSGRSYLGHGACPVAVTCDTLGFDGFVPLTRRLLVVSAPLMARRTAEMLVAFPLVAIAATFGPAVVAAYEVARRVRTLTDSFSWGFSIAASTLVGQRLGAGDDADAEAYALAILRLSATVYVVAATILVALSPWVAGAFVSDPAVVAVAAPFVAAAAVSVVFLGIDGSATGTLRGAGDTQYPFVTSLVGRYGCALPLAALGLVTPLGATALLVAMVTETVVPAVLNVRRVRSNRWKAIGRAHVAAGE; from the coding sequence ATGGGTGTCCGACCGTTCGACCGACTCGCCGGCACACTGGACCGCGCCGGCGTCATCGACACCCGCCGCTTCCGCGAGACGTTCGATCTGTCGTGGCCCCGGATCGTCACCGGCCTCGCCATCATGTCCAAATCCACGGTCGACCTCGCGATGGTCGGGTGGGACGTGGGGACGGCGGCCGTCGCCGGACTCGCCTTCGCCAACGCCTACTGGCAGGTGGGGAAGTTCCTCGGCATCGGCCTCGCCGGTGGCACCGTCTCGCTCGTCTCGCAGGCCTACGGCGCCCGGAACTCGACGCGGGCGAGCGCCGCCGTCGCCGTCTCCCTGGTCGTCACGCTCCTGATCGCGTCACCGATCGCCCTGCTCTATGCCACCGCCGCGCCCGAACTCGTCGCCGTCCTCGGCTCCGAACCCGACCCCCTCCGTCACGCCGCCACCTACCTCGCCCTGGTTGCCCCCGCGCTCCTGTTCGAGTTTCCGAACCTGATCGCCAGTCGCACCTACGCCGGCGTCGGCGACACCGTGACGCCCATGCTGGTTCGTGCCGGCGGCGCGCTACTGAACGTCGTGTTCTCCGCGGCCCTGATCTTCGGCTACGGCCTCGGCGTCGCCGGCGCCGCCATCGGCACCTCGCTCGCGACGGGGCTCGTCGCCCTCGTCTTCGCGTGGGGCCTGTCCGGTCGGTCGTATCTCGGCCACGGGGCGTGTCCCGTCGCGGTCACCTGTGACACACTCGGATTCGACGGCTTCGTCCCGCTCACTCGGCGGCTTCTGGTCGTCTCCGCGCCGCTGATGGCCCGTCGGACCGCCGAGATGCTCGTCGCCTTCCCCCTCGTCGCCATCGCGGCCACCTTCGGTCCGGCCGTCGTCGCCGCCTACGAGGTGGCTCGTCGCGTTCGCACCCTGACCGACAGCTTCTCATGGGGCTTCTCCATCGCCGCGAGCACGCTCGTCGGCCAGCGACTCGGCGCGGGCGACGACGCCGACGCCGAGGCGTACGCCCTGGCAATCCTCCGCCTCTCCGCGACGGTGTACGTCGTCGCCGCGACGATACTCGTGGCGCTGTCGCCGTGGGTCGCGGGCGCGTTCGTCTCAGACCCCGCCGTCGTCGCCGTCGCCGCACCCTTCGTCGCCGCCGCCGCGGTCAGCGTCGTCTTCCTCGGCATCGACGGCTCCGCGACGGGAACGCTCCGCGGCGCCGGCGACACGCAGTACCCCTTCGTCACGTCGCTCGTCGGCCGCTACGGCTGTGCGCTCCCCCTCGCCGCTCTCGGTCTCGTCACGCCGCTCGGCGCCACCGCGTTGCTGGTGGCGATGGTCACCGAAACCGTCGTTCCCGCCGTGTTGAACGTCCGCCGCGTGCGCTCGAACCGCTGGAAGGCGATCGGTCGGGCACACGTCGCGGCCGGGGAGTAA
- a CDS encoding PAS domain-containing protein, protein MNVTADPIHLLHVDDDPHIVELTATFLEREDDRITVTTAMDADEGLDVLATGGVDCVVSDYNMPGLNGIEFLETVRADHPNLPFVLFTGKGSEDVASEAISAGVSDYLQKGGGADAYALLANRVGNLVEKHRAERARERDRIIITEATDAILVVGPDATVTYATPSTEAVLGRRPDDLRGTDGAELIVPEDRPRVMAAFAELVADPGGRRTVEFRHERPDGSRIWIETRGHNLLGRELIDGVVIYGRDVTDRKEREAELERRSRIMDEAPIGITLSDPSREDNPLVYANAAFEAMTGYAFAEVDGRNCRFLQGERSDPEAVASMREAIATRTPATVEIYNYRKDGTEFRNRVTITPVENDVGEVTNFVGFQQPVSDGRDDDRKSAP, encoded by the coding sequence ATGAACGTCACAGCCGACCCCATTCACCTCCTGCACGTCGACGACGACCCCCACATCGTCGAGTTGACGGCAACCTTTCTGGAACGCGAGGACGATCGGATCACGGTCACGACGGCGATGGACGCCGACGAAGGACTCGACGTTCTGGCGACCGGCGGTGTCGACTGTGTCGTCTCGGATTACAACATGCCGGGCCTGAACGGCATCGAGTTCCTCGAGACCGTCCGTGCGGACCACCCGAACCTCCCGTTCGTCCTCTTTACCGGCAAGGGGAGCGAGGACGTGGCGAGCGAAGCCATCTCCGCCGGCGTCAGCGACTACCTCCAGAAGGGCGGCGGTGCCGACGCGTACGCCCTGTTGGCGAACCGGGTCGGAAACCTCGTCGAGAAACATCGGGCAGAACGGGCCCGCGAGCGCGATCGGATAATCATCACGGAGGCCACGGACGCCATCCTCGTCGTCGGCCCGGACGCGACCGTCACGTACGCCACGCCGTCGACGGAGGCGGTCTTGGGACGGCGCCCCGACGACCTCCGGGGCACCGACGGCGCGGAACTCATCGTCCCGGAGGATCGCCCGCGGGTGATGGCGGCCTTTGCCGAACTGGTCGCCGATCCCGGCGGCCGTCGGACGGTCGAGTTCCGCCACGAACGGCCCGATGGCTCCCGGATCTGGATCGAAACGCGCGGACACAACCTCCTCGGCCGGGAGTTGATCGACGGCGTCGTCATCTACGGTCGCGACGTGACCGACCGGAAAGAACGGGAGGCTGAACTCGAGCGCCGGTCGCGGATCATGGACGAGGCACCGATCGGCATCACCCTCAGCGACCCGTCCCGCGAGGACAACCCGCTCGTCTACGCGAACGCGGCGTTCGAAGCGATGACCGGCTACGCGTTCGCGGAGGTCGACGGCCGCAACTGTCGGTTCCTGCAGGGCGAGCGGAGCGACCCCGAGGCGGTCGCGTCGATGCGAGAGGCCATCGCCACGCGGACCCCGGCCACGGTCGAGATTTACAACTACCGGAAGGACGGCACCGAGTTCCGAAACCGGGTGACGATCACGCCCGTCGAGAACGACGTGGGCGAAGTCACGAACTTCGTCGGGTTCCAGCAACCGGTCTCCGACGGCCGGGACGACGACCGGAAGTCGGCACCCTGA
- a CDS encoding TenA family protein — MSDAVPDTFDAYVADREDARFTDWLRERSEPDWTAAVDGRFVRELGDGTVDDAVFRRYLEQDYAFVETLTGTFGHALGEAPSMAAKARLAEFLGTITNEENDYFERSFAALAGDPEAKPDATTRAFIDLLERAGRQGGYAETLAVLVPAEWVYETWATGIDSRPDAFYLDEWVELHANPAFVDFVAWLRAELDREGTAVSARRRRRLDALFRRTVELERAFFEAPYGDGSG, encoded by the coding sequence ATGAGCGACGCCGTTCCCGACACGTTCGACGCGTACGTGGCCGACCGCGAGGACGCCCGGTTCACCGACTGGCTCCGCGAGCGATCCGAACCGGACTGGACGGCGGCGGTCGACGGGCGATTCGTCCGCGAACTCGGCGACGGAACCGTCGACGACGCCGTCTTCCGCCGGTATCTGGAGCAGGATTACGCCTTCGTCGAGACGTTGACGGGCACGTTCGGCCACGCACTCGGCGAGGCGCCGTCGATGGCGGCGAAGGCGCGGCTCGCCGAGTTTCTGGGTACGATCACGAACGAGGAGAACGACTACTTCGAGCGGTCGTTCGCGGCGCTGGCCGGCGACCCGGAAGCAAAACCGGACGCCACGACGCGTGCTTTTATCGACCTACTCGAACGCGCCGGTCGACAGGGTGGCTACGCCGAGACGCTCGCCGTCCTCGTGCCCGCCGAGTGGGTGTACGAGACGTGGGCGACGGGGATCGACTCCCGTCCCGACGCGTTCTATCTCGACGAGTGGGTCGAGTTGCACGCGAACCCGGCCTTCGTCGATTTCGTGGCGTGGCTCCGAGCGGAACTGGATCGGGAGGGAACGGCCGTCTCGGCGCGCCGGCGGCGGCGCCTCGACGCCCTGTTCCGGCGGACGGTCGAACTGGAGCGGGCGTTCTTCGAGGCGCCGTACGGGGACGGGAGCGGGTGA
- a CDS encoding NAD(P)/FAD-dependent oxidoreductase: MTSIGVVGAGAAAAAACYVVDGAVPDASITVLEKSGGLCGRAATRRRDGVIYDYGANYIKDDDERVLDLLDRFDDGLVEIEGGIDIFDRTGTVSDGRDDQERKFTYETGLTRFAKHLFGATDAAVHRRTRVERIARTDGAWTLTDADGTEWGPFDVVLLNPPAPQTATLLETADWEGSPRENLLDAVRDVDYRTVWTAVLGYPFELDVPYYALVNTDKEHAVGWISREGCKPGHVPDGESVLIVQANHEWSVERYDAAAERNVADLAAHAADIVGDDRLTEPAWTDHQGWRYALAESGLRRGVRDAPEDAGLYCLGDWVAGEARVHAAIRNGLETGERLVYSL, encoded by the coding sequence ATGACATCGATCGGAGTCGTCGGCGCCGGCGCCGCGGCCGCCGCGGCCTGTTACGTCGTCGACGGCGCGGTTCCGGACGCCTCGATCACGGTACTCGAGAAGTCGGGTGGTCTCTGTGGCCGGGCGGCGACGCGCCGCCGCGACGGCGTGATCTACGACTACGGCGCCAACTACATCAAAGACGACGACGAGCGGGTACTCGACCTCCTCGACCGCTTCGACGACGGCCTCGTCGAAATCGAGGGCGGCATCGACATCTTCGACCGGACCGGCACGGTGAGCGACGGCCGGGACGATCAGGAACGGAAGTTCACCTACGAGACGGGGCTGACCCGCTTTGCCAAACACCTCTTCGGCGCGACGGACGCGGCGGTCCACCGGCGGACGCGGGTCGAACGGATCGCCCGGACCGACGGCGCGTGGACGCTGACCGACGCCGACGGGACCGAGTGGGGGCCGTTCGACGTCGTCCTCCTGAACCCCCCGGCACCACAGACGGCGACGTTGCTGGAGACGGCCGACTGGGAGGGGTCGCCCCGCGAGAACCTGCTCGACGCCGTCCGCGACGTGGACTACCGGACGGTCTGGACCGCCGTCCTGGGCTATCCCTTCGAACTCGACGTGCCCTACTACGCGCTGGTGAACACGGACAAAGAGCACGCGGTGGGCTGGATATCCCGCGAGGGGTGTAAGCCGGGCCACGTCCCTGACGGCGAGTCGGTCCTGATCGTGCAGGCGAACCACGAGTGGTCGGTTGAGCGCTACGACGCGGCGGCCGAGCGGAACGTGGCCGACCTCGCGGCTCACGCCGCCGACATCGTGGGTGACGACCGCCTGACCGAGCCCGCGTGGACGGACCACCAGGGCTGGCGGTACGCGCTCGCGGAGTCGGGGCTCCGTCGGGGCGTCCGCGACGCTCCGGAGGACGCGGGGCTCTACTGTCTCGGTGACTGGGTCGCCGGCGAGGCACGGGTCCACGCCGCCATCCGGAACGGGCTGGAGACGGGCGAGCGACTGGTGTACAGCCTGTAG
- a CDS encoding MFS transporter — translation MAKDSRAPRLYEHTVSRTRSRIALAAVVYAVLLAQVLLYPGVDTLVAALGADTALDASMWFLTAEFAAFVVFAIPWGLASDAAGRRVPFVAAGALLGAVGYALLAVVSGVTDSFAVALAVRAFQGAATVGAFSLSMTMLMDLDGSHGRNMGATGIAIGLGTATGAPLGGLLYEFGPFVPLYAASAVLLCIAVAVPFVVDRAPAGGERPSPFDGLRRTPALALPYAFGFVDRLTAGFFSLVGTLYFRTVFGLSPGATGLTLALFFAPFALLQYPFGVVSDRIGRTLPIVVGSALYGGAVILVGSVADLRTAQAAMVLVGVLGALMAPATLALVTDLAARTERGVAMAGFNIAGSLGFLAGILVGGFAADAYGYGTAFLLVGGLELALAAATLPAFLRLRVGHERIDGA, via the coding sequence ATGGCGAAAGACAGTAGAGCGCCCCGTCTGTACGAGCACACGGTGTCCCGGACTCGGAGCCGTATCGCACTCGCCGCCGTCGTCTACGCGGTGCTGTTGGCGCAGGTGTTGCTCTATCCCGGAGTCGATACGCTCGTCGCGGCGCTCGGCGCCGACACGGCACTCGACGCGAGTATGTGGTTTCTGACCGCGGAGTTCGCCGCCTTCGTCGTCTTCGCTATCCCGTGGGGGCTGGCGAGCGACGCCGCCGGTCGTCGGGTCCCCTTCGTCGCCGCGGGCGCCCTCCTCGGGGCCGTCGGCTACGCCCTCCTCGCCGTCGTGTCGGGCGTGACCGACTCCTTCGCCGTCGCGCTCGCCGTCCGGGCGTTCCAGGGGGCGGCCACCGTCGGCGCCTTTTCCCTCTCGATGACGATGCTCATGGACCTCGACGGGTCGCACGGTCGCAACATGGGCGCGACGGGCATCGCCATCGGCCTCGGGACGGCGACGGGCGCCCCCCTCGGCGGCCTGCTGTACGAATTCGGTCCGTTCGTCCCGCTGTACGCCGCGAGCGCGGTGCTCCTCTGCATCGCCGTCGCCGTCCCGTTCGTCGTCGACCGGGCGCCGGCGGGCGGGGAGCGACCGTCACCGTTCGACGGCCTCCGGCGGACGCCGGCGCTCGCGCTCCCGTACGCCTTCGGCTTCGTCGACCGGCTGACTGCCGGCTTTTTCTCCCTGGTCGGAACGCTGTATTTCCGCACCGTCTTCGGTCTGAGCCCGGGTGCGACCGGACTGACGCTCGCGCTGTTTTTCGCCCCGTTCGCCCTCCTCCAGTACCCCTTCGGCGTCGTCTCCGACCGTATCGGGCGGACACTCCCCATCGTCGTCGGGTCGGCGCTGTACGGCGGCGCGGTGATCCTCGTCGGGTCGGTGGCCGACCTCCGGACCGCGCAGGCGGCGATGGTGCTCGTGGGCGTCCTCGGCGCGCTCATGGCGCCGGCGACGCTCGCACTCGTGACCGACCTCGCCGCGCGGACGGAGCGCGGCGTCGCGATGGCCGGGTTCAACATCGCCGGCAGCCTCGGCTTTCTCGCCGGCATCCTCGTCGGTGGGTTCGCGGCCGACGCCTACGGCTACGGGACGGCGTTCCTGCTCGTCGGCGGCCTCGAACTCGCCCTCGCGGCGGCGACCCTCCCCGCCTTCCTGCGGCTCCGCGTCGGCCACGAGCGGATCGACGGGGCGTAG